A DNA window from Maribellus comscasis contains the following coding sequences:
- a CDS encoding lmo0937 family membrane protein, whose translation MRSLLYIIAVILVIGWLFGFFVYSVGGLIHILLVLAVISILISLIRGR comes from the coding sequence ATGAGATCACTACTTTATATCATTGCAGTAATACTGGTTATAGGCTGGTTATTTGGGTTCTTTGTGTACTCGGTTGGAGGTTTAATTCATATTCTCCTTGTTCTGGCGGTAATTTCAATTTTGATTTCGTTAATCCGGGGGAGGTGA
- a CDS encoding AI-2E family transporter: protein MKTTGLIKTGLSLFIIALLLVFIILVKNVLIPLVVAMFLSYLMYPLVWGIERRGVNRAISILMVLFTVIVLIGVSTFLLSLRASNISIDFDEVKEQLDDKSISVQHIVKEKLGINGSTADYYVDEALDNIASSWQSEIGTFFSATTTTLFQIGILPVFVFFLLFYRTKTARFIFRITPREKRPTTLHILREISTVTTKYLGGLFLVVTILAVLNSLGLFIIGIKHALVFGVLAAFLNLIPYAGTFLGGFIPFAYVFFIDPNPFAPMLKIAALFVVIQFIENNLLTPNIVGNSIKINPLAIILSLLFANMVWGIAGMLVVVPVLATVKVIMRNIENLKPYAFLISDRGMEKHKIKMFNKRNSKN from the coding sequence ATGAAAACAACCGGATTAATAAAAACGGGTCTATCCCTCTTCATCATTGCTCTTTTATTGGTCTTTATTATACTGGTAAAAAATGTTCTGATACCACTGGTTGTTGCCATGTTTCTTTCGTATTTAATGTACCCGCTGGTTTGGGGAATCGAACGCCGCGGAGTTAACCGGGCAATTTCTATTCTTATGGTGTTGTTTACGGTTATCGTGCTGATTGGCGTAAGTACATTTCTTTTGTCGTTACGGGCTTCGAACATATCGATTGATTTTGACGAGGTAAAAGAACAACTTGACGACAAAAGCATTTCAGTACAACATATTGTAAAAGAAAAGCTGGGAATTAACGGATCTACAGCCGATTATTATGTAGACGAAGCCCTAGACAATATTGCCAGTTCGTGGCAATCGGAAATAGGAACTTTTTTTTCAGCAACTACAACAACGCTGTTTCAGATCGGAATTTTACCGGTTTTTGTTTTCTTCCTACTATTTTACAGGACCAAAACCGCGCGTTTCATTTTCAGAATAACCCCGAGAGAAAAACGTCCCACAACATTGCACATCCTTCGCGAAATATCAACCGTTACCACCAAATATCTTGGAGGGTTGTTTTTGGTGGTTACGATTTTGGCTGTATTAAATTCGCTGGGACTTTTTATAATTGGGATTAAACATGCGTTAGTATTCGGAGTGCTTGCAGCCTTCCTAAATCTTATTCCCTACGCAGGAACGTTTCTTGGCGGATTTATCCCATTTGCCTATGTATTTTTCATTGACCCAAATCCGTTTGCGCCGATGCTAAAAATAGCTGCGCTATTTGTGGTTATTCAGTTTATCGAAAATAACCTGTTAACGCCTAACATAGTGGGTAACAGTATAAAAATAAATCCACTGGCTATTATTCTGAGTTTGCTTTTTGCTAATATGGTTTGGGGAATTGCCGGGATGCTCGTAGTAGTGCCTGTGTTGGCAACGGTAAAAGTAATTATGCGAAATATTGAAAATTTAAAACCGTACGCATTTTTGATTAGTGACCGAGGTATGGAGAAACATAAAATCAAAATGTTCAATAAAAGAAATAGTAAAAACTAA
- a CDS encoding YihY/virulence factor BrkB family protein, whose translation MVTGVKNHLKIILNAFKNFRTNNLIGMAATTAYFTIFLIAPILIIIIAVFGVFTNDAVIRTKLFNELAQLIGGESSKLLQSAIDNYSISEKGGIGALIGGVVFLISATTLFSIMQNSINYIWRIRVKSKLKLNVLKFLKDRLFSFGLILSLGLVLLISLIIDASISLFQDWISMHFNPEFVVLINVLKVALSLVITTAVFALIFRFLPDVSVRWTASWFSAVITSILFFIGKYLISIIIGKSQLGAIYGAASSFVVILVWIYYVSLIFYFGIELSYQYSQFKNHKNKPLKFAEPFKISSVDK comes from the coding sequence ATGGTAACTGGAGTCAAAAACCACCTTAAAATAATTCTTAACGCATTCAAAAATTTCCGCACAAATAATCTGATTGGGATGGCTGCAACCACAGCTTATTTTACTATTTTTTTGATTGCTCCGATACTCATTATAATTATTGCTGTTTTTGGCGTTTTTACTAATGATGCAGTTATTCGTACAAAACTGTTTAATGAACTGGCACAACTTATAGGCGGCGAGAGCAGCAAGCTCCTCCAATCGGCTATTGATAACTATAGTATAAGTGAAAAAGGCGGAATAGGAGCACTAATTGGTGGTGTCGTATTTTTAATTTCTGCTACCACTTTATTCAGCATCATGCAGAATTCAATTAATTATATCTGGAGGATAAGGGTTAAATCGAAATTGAAATTAAATGTTTTAAAATTTCTGAAAGACCGTTTGTTTTCTTTTGGATTGATTCTGAGCCTTGGACTTGTGCTACTGATTTCGCTGATAATTGACGCTTCAATAAGTTTGTTCCAGGATTGGATATCGATGCATTTTAACCCCGAATTTGTTGTGCTGATTAATGTTTTAAAAGTGGCATTGTCGCTGGTAATAACCACGGCCGTATTTGCTTTAATATTTCGCTTTTTACCCGATGTATCTGTTAGATGGACAGCCAGTTGGTTTTCTGCCGTTATAACTTCTATCCTGTTCTTTATAGGAAAATACCTGATCAGCATTATTATTGGGAAAAGCCAGTTAGGTGCGATTTACGGTGCTGCAAGTTCCTTTGTCGTCATCTTGGTTTGGATTTACTACGTTTCATTGATCTTCTACTTTGGTATAGAATTAAGTTACCAGTATTCTCAATTCAAAAACCACAAAAACAAACCACTCAAATTTGCCGAACCTTTCAAAATAAGCTCTGTCGACAAATAA
- a CDS encoding CsbD family protein produces the protein MDKLVVKGKWNVIKGKLKQKYGELTDDDLTYVEGKEDELLGRIQERTGKAREELIEEIKNL, from the coding sequence ATGGACAAATTAGTTGTAAAAGGAAAATGGAATGTTATAAAAGGAAAACTGAAACAAAAGTATGGCGAACTGACAGATGATGACCTTACCTATGTCGAAGGGAAAGAAGATGAATTGCTCGGACGTATACAAGAGCGAACCGGCAAAGCCAGGGAAGAATTAATCGAAGAAATCAAAAACTTATAA